A genomic segment from Ptychodera flava strain L36383 chromosome 23 unlocalized genomic scaffold, AS_Pfla_20210202 Scaffold_23__1_contigs__length_28996876_pilon, whole genome shotgun sequence encodes:
- the LOC139123465 gene encoding zinc finger protein ZFP2-like isoform X1, whose protein sequence is MASKILTNSNVQRKIMVDSLFDQGEELMEKLGCQVFILVSEDGICSSFMGSEVFLKKFCSSGLKVKPHDVLRMRKIIQTQPNFWIAEDNGCSQQILYRSKQQGTDSNIYNNQSVKCEIAETSHCSYDTISMTTVNERVEMDGHLATNDMNSDLINDRKGVNDDYTKQKLVSESDVATLDEKERTTSVSIETDANWENSDTEAISDVSDETISTASGHSSDIAASPCNQNNEKRNWGNPLDCGDGKVCEKDDIKTKEVNFATQEGAVDQQDMPKKSDMTRKQRNLTTRDAKKTRKEKKGDSKEKRKKTTRVVSGRRHYIRRKISSEKDVEHHREMVKKIFTESNDNAVYLCERCGLSFKSSGLLEVHQQRAACSERKCRFCRKKFPYREWQEHLLNYHVTELIVYECHVCEKQFWQHATFYNHVKVHQVNGNPFTCNECGATFTSTKSLRRHKVIHNGREHKCDFCEYKTYYKYQLNIHMKRHSDSEAFDCKFCGKHLVSLGSLSMHIQRFHILSKYQCTDCGKEFAFQRILNEHRARHHQDNINCFICEKCGKGFHTKTLLHGHLRQTHSESPVQCEVCGKQFKHRSKLWVHSRIHNKAMYQSHQCELCPRKFLSRSNVKMHMISAHSDERPHQCELCGYSCKLKGNLTKHMKVHNRY, encoded by the coding sequence GGTGAAGAATTAATGGAAAAGCTTGGATGTCAGGTGTTTATCCTTGTCTCAGAAGATGGAATCTGTTCAAGTTTTATGGGAAGTGAAGTCTTCTTGAAAAAGTTCTGTTCATCTGGATTGAAAGTAAAACCACACGATGTTCTCAGAATGAGGAAAATTATTCAGACACAACCAAACTTTTGGATCGCAGAAGACAATGGATGTAGTCAACAAATATTGTACAGAAGTAAACAACAAGGAACAGACAGTAACATTTACAATAATCAATCTGTAAAATGTGAAATCGCAGAGACATCCCATTGCTCATATGATACAATCTCCATGACAACTGTTAATGAGAGAGTTGAAATGGATGGTCACTTGGCAACCAATGACATGAACAGTGATTTGATAAATGATAGAAAAGGAGTCAATGATGATTATACAAAACAGAAGCTGGTCTCTGAATCAGATGTTGCAACTTTGGATGAAAAGGAAAGGACAACTAGTGTTTCCATAGAAACTGATGCAAATTGGGAGAATTCTGATACAGAAGCAATATCAGATGTGAGTGATGAAACAATAAGTACTGCAAGTGGGCATAGCAGTGATATTGCTGCATCACCATGCAACCAGAATAATGAAAAACGTAACTGGGGGAATCCCTTAGACTGTGGGGATGGAAAGGTGTGTGAAAAAGATGACATAAAGACAAAGGAAGTAAATTTTGCAACACAAGAGGGTGCTGTTGACCAGCAAGACATGCCAAAGAAGAGCGATATGACGAGAAAGCAGAGAAATTTGACAACTAGAGATGCGAAGAAGActagaaaagagaaaaaaggtGATAGCAAAGAAAAAAGGAAGAAAACCACTAGGGTGGTTTCTGGAAGAAGACATTATATCCGTCGGAAGATCAGTTCAGAAAAGGATGTTGAACATCACAGAGAAATGGTAAAGAAGATCTTCACAGAATCAAATGATAATGCAGTATATTTATGTGAAAGATGTGGATTGTCATTTAAGAGTTCAGGATTATTAGAAGTTCATCAACAGAGAGCAGCTTGCTCTGAACGAAAATGTCGATTTTGTAGAAAGAAGTTTCCGTACAGAGAGTGGCAAGAACATTTGCTTAATTATCATGTGACAGAATTAATTGTATATGAGTGTCATgtctgtgaaaaacagttctggcAACATGCAACTTTTTACAATCATGTGAAAGTGCATCAAGTCAACGGAAACCCTTTCACTTGTAATGAGTGTGGCGCCACATTCACATCAACGAAGTCATTGCGCCGTCATAAAGTGATACATAATGGTAGAGAACATAAATGCGATTTCTGCGAATATAAGACTTATTATAAATATCAACTAAACATTCACATGAAACGACATAGCGATAGTGAAGCGTTCGACTGTAAATTCTGTGGTAAGCATTTGGTCAGTTTAGGTAGTCTGAGCATGCACATCCAACGATTTCACATTCTGTCGAAATATCAGTGTACAGATTGTGGGAAGGAGTTTGCATTTCAAAGGATCTTAAATGAACACAGAGCACGACATCATCAGGACAACATCAATTGTTTCATCTGTGAGAAGTGTGGTAAAGGTTTTCACACTAAGACACTACTTCATGGCCACTTGAGACAAACACATAGTGAAAGTCCTGTACAGTGTGAGGTCTGCGGGAAACAATTTAAACACCGCTCAAAGCTTTGGGTGCACTCACGAATTCATAACAAAGCCATGTATCAATCACACCAGTGTGAACTTTGCCCCAGAAAGTTCTTGAGTAGGTCAAATGTCAAAATGCATATGATATCAGCCCATTCTGATGAAAGACCTCATCAGTGTGAGCTGTGTGGGTATTCCTGTAAACTTAAAGGTAACTTGACAAAACACATGAAAGTACACAACAGATACtga
- the LOC139123465 gene encoding zinc finger protein ZFP2-like isoform X2, with product MAWHISKTSTLSRAVMIDSLFDRGEELMEKLGCQVFILVSEDGICSSFMGSEVFLKKFCSSGLKVKPHDVLRMRKIIQTQPNFWIAEDNGCSQQILYRSKQQGTDSNIYNNQSVKCEIAETSHCSYDTISMTTVNERVEMDGHLATNDMNSDLINDRKGVNDDYTKQKLVSESDVATLDEKERTTSVSIETDANWENSDTEAISDVSDETISTASGHSSDIAASPCNQNNEKRNWGNPLDCGDGKVCEKDDIKTKEVNFATQEGAVDQQDMPKKSDMTRKQRNLTTRDAKKTRKEKKGDSKEKRKKTTRVVSGRRHYIRRKISSEKDVEHHREMVKKIFTESNDNAVYLCERCGLSFKSSGLLEVHQQRAACSERKCRFCRKKFPYREWQEHLLNYHVTELIVYECHVCEKQFWQHATFYNHVKVHQVNGNPFTCNECGATFTSTKSLRRHKVIHNGREHKCDFCEYKTYYKYQLNIHMKRHSDSEAFDCKFCGKHLVSLGSLSMHIQRFHILSKYQCTDCGKEFAFQRILNEHRARHHQDNINCFICEKCGKGFHTKTLLHGHLRQTHSESPVQCEVCGKQFKHRSKLWVHSRIHNKAMYQSHQCELCPRKFLSRSNVKMHMISAHSDERPHQCELCGYSCKLKGNLTKHMKVHNRY from the coding sequence GGTGAAGAATTAATGGAAAAGCTTGGATGTCAGGTGTTTATCCTTGTCTCAGAAGATGGAATCTGTTCAAGTTTTATGGGAAGTGAAGTCTTCTTGAAAAAGTTCTGTTCATCTGGATTGAAAGTAAAACCACACGATGTTCTCAGAATGAGGAAAATTATTCAGACACAACCAAACTTTTGGATCGCAGAAGACAATGGATGTAGTCAACAAATATTGTACAGAAGTAAACAACAAGGAACAGACAGTAACATTTACAATAATCAATCTGTAAAATGTGAAATCGCAGAGACATCCCATTGCTCATATGATACAATCTCCATGACAACTGTTAATGAGAGAGTTGAAATGGATGGTCACTTGGCAACCAATGACATGAACAGTGATTTGATAAATGATAGAAAAGGAGTCAATGATGATTATACAAAACAGAAGCTGGTCTCTGAATCAGATGTTGCAACTTTGGATGAAAAGGAAAGGACAACTAGTGTTTCCATAGAAACTGATGCAAATTGGGAGAATTCTGATACAGAAGCAATATCAGATGTGAGTGATGAAACAATAAGTACTGCAAGTGGGCATAGCAGTGATATTGCTGCATCACCATGCAACCAGAATAATGAAAAACGTAACTGGGGGAATCCCTTAGACTGTGGGGATGGAAAGGTGTGTGAAAAAGATGACATAAAGACAAAGGAAGTAAATTTTGCAACACAAGAGGGTGCTGTTGACCAGCAAGACATGCCAAAGAAGAGCGATATGACGAGAAAGCAGAGAAATTTGACAACTAGAGATGCGAAGAAGActagaaaagagaaaaaaggtGATAGCAAAGAAAAAAGGAAGAAAACCACTAGGGTGGTTTCTGGAAGAAGACATTATATCCGTCGGAAGATCAGTTCAGAAAAGGATGTTGAACATCACAGAGAAATGGTAAAGAAGATCTTCACAGAATCAAATGATAATGCAGTATATTTATGTGAAAGATGTGGATTGTCATTTAAGAGTTCAGGATTATTAGAAGTTCATCAACAGAGAGCAGCTTGCTCTGAACGAAAATGTCGATTTTGTAGAAAGAAGTTTCCGTACAGAGAGTGGCAAGAACATTTGCTTAATTATCATGTGACAGAATTAATTGTATATGAGTGTCATgtctgtgaaaaacagttctggcAACATGCAACTTTTTACAATCATGTGAAAGTGCATCAAGTCAACGGAAACCCTTTCACTTGTAATGAGTGTGGCGCCACATTCACATCAACGAAGTCATTGCGCCGTCATAAAGTGATACATAATGGTAGAGAACATAAATGCGATTTCTGCGAATATAAGACTTATTATAAATATCAACTAAACATTCACATGAAACGACATAGCGATAGTGAAGCGTTCGACTGTAAATTCTGTGGTAAGCATTTGGTCAGTTTAGGTAGTCTGAGCATGCACATCCAACGATTTCACATTCTGTCGAAATATCAGTGTACAGATTGTGGGAAGGAGTTTGCATTTCAAAGGATCTTAAATGAACACAGAGCACGACATCATCAGGACAACATCAATTGTTTCATCTGTGAGAAGTGTGGTAAAGGTTTTCACACTAAGACACTACTTCATGGCCACTTGAGACAAACACATAGTGAAAGTCCTGTACAGTGTGAGGTCTGCGGGAAACAATTTAAACACCGCTCAAAGCTTTGGGTGCACTCACGAATTCATAACAAAGCCATGTATCAATCACACCAGTGTGAACTTTGCCCCAGAAAGTTCTTGAGTAGGTCAAATGTCAAAATGCATATGATATCAGCCCATTCTGATGAAAGACCTCATCAGTGTGAGCTGTGTGGGTATTCCTGTAAACTTAAAGGTAACTTGACAAAACACATGAAAGTACACAACAGATACtga